From the Solanum lycopersicum chromosome 10, SLM_r2.1 genome, one window contains:
- the LOC101263168 gene encoding regulator of nonsense transcripts UPF3-like isoform X1: protein MKNRRTKVVLRHLPPTLSQSMLLEHVDSRFAGRYNWFNFRPAKTSLKHQSYSKAYIDFRNMEDVTEFAEFFDGHMFVNEKGTQFKTIVEYAPSQRVPKHWLKKDAREGTILKDPAYMEFLEFLAKPVENLPSAEIQLERKEAERAGSAKDAPIVTPLMDYVRQKRAVTSGARKSISNGKSSKSVGGTSSRSPSSTASRRGSEKRTSTTMYVQRDSSKVGNSKDKSYILASKCGYQQLSDKSSASAPGSWIDVVEGEIGRSVTSDSGKKKILLLKGKEKESPNVSGGSLAQQNVSSALKNSPSLSALKLNQHQEVGGRIIRSILLKDARQNQSAFQSDQIQDKDMRPPRPPSMQLFQKDTSGANEDKVVGNEKHVVHIEKQERRSRNRDRPDRGVWAPLRRADSSQASNGSLSSGNPQSSQVREFVEGGQGETKNDLPIARGSEFRPIGIGRHTNSSTDNGNYKHGGRHGLRDVDDTSIGEGKPVRRGGTSAYNSLEKQVWVQKSSSGS from the exons ATGAAGAATCGGCGAACCAAAGTCGTTCTCCGGCACTTGCCGCCGACACTTTCTCAGTCTATGCTTCTGGAGCATGTTGATTCTCGCTTTGCTGGTCGATACAATTGGTTCAATTTTCGCCCAGCCAAGACCAG CCTGAAGCATCAAAGCTATTCAAAAGCCTATATTGACTTTCGGAATATGGAAGATGTCACTGAGTTTGCTGAGTTCTTTGATGGACACATGTTTGTCAATGAGAAAG GCACTCAGTTCAAAACAATTGTCGAGTATGCTCCTTCTCAGCGTGTCCCAAAGCACTGGCTCAAGAAGGATGCCCGTGAAGGGACCATATTGAAAG ATCCTGCATATATGGAGTTCCTTGAATTTCTTGCAAAGCCTGTTGAGAATCTGCCGAGCGCTGAGATACAATTGGAGAGAAAGGAAGCTGAACGAGCTG GCTCAGCAAAGGATGCTCCTATAGTTACTCCATTAATGGATTATGTACGTCAGAAAAGAGCTGTGACGAGTGGAGCTCGG aagtctatctctaatggaAAATCAAGTAAAAGTGTTGGTGGTACAAGCTCAAGAAGTCCTAGCTCAACTGCATCTAGACGAGGCTCTGAAAAGAGAACTTCTACAACCATG TATGTTCAACGGGACAGTTCTAAGGTTGGCAACAGTAAGGACAAATCATATATTCTAGCGTCAAAATGTGGTTATCAGCAACTCTCTGACAAGTCTAGTGCTTCTGCTCCTGGATCTTGGATTGATGTAGTGGAAGGAGAAATTG GTCGTTCAGTAACTTCTGATAGTGGGAAGAAGAAAATTCTGCTCTTGAAGGGGAAGGAAAAAGAAAGTCCTAAT GTTTCTGGTGGTTCATTAGCTCAACAGAATGTGTCATCTGCTCTCAAGAATTCACCTAGTTTATCTGCTCTGAAACTGAACCAGCACCAAGAGGTAGGTGGCAGAATCATCAGAAGTATTCTTCTAAAGGATGCCCGACAGAATCAGTCAGCATTTCAATCAGATCAAATACAGGATAAGGACATGAGACCTCCTCGGCCACCAAGTATGCAGTTGTTTCAGAAGGATACAAGTGGAGCTAATGAGGATAAGGTTGTTGGAAATGAAAAGCATGTTGTCCACATCGAGAAACAAGAAAGACGTTCTAGGAATAGAGATAGGCCTGATCGTGGTGTTTGGGCTCCTCTTCGTCGCGCTGATAGTTCACAAGCCAGTAATGGATCATTATCATCTGGTAATCCTCAGTCTTCCCAAGTGCGGGAGTTTGTTGAAG GGGGTCAAGGAGAAACGAAAAATGATCTGCCAATTGCACGAGGTAGTGAGTTCAGACCAATTGGAATTGGGCGTCATACTAACTCTTCTACTGATAATG GTAACTATAAACATGGTGGTCGTCATGGTTTGAGGGATGTGGATGACACTTCTATTGGGGAAGGAAAACCCGTGAGAAGGGGAGGCACTTCTGCTTACAATTCTCTTGAG AAACAAGTGTGGGTTCAAAAGTCAAGTTCTGGTTCTTAG
- the LOC101263168 gene encoding regulator of nonsense transcripts UPF3-like isoform X3, translating into MKNRRTKVVLRHLPPTLSQSMLLEHVDSRFAGRYNWFNFRPAKTSLKHQSYSKAYIDFRNMEDVTEFAEFFDGHMFVNEKGTQFKTIVEYAPSQRVPKHWLKKDAREGTILKDPAYMEFLEFLAKPVENLPSAEIQLERKEAERAGSAKDAPIVTPLMDYVRQKRAVTSGARKSISNGKSSKSVGGTSSRSPSSTASRRGSEKRTSTTMYVQRDSSKVGNSKDKSYILASKCGYQQLSDKSSASAPGSWIDVVEGEIGRSVTSDSGKKKILLLKGKEKESPNVSGGSLAQQNVSSALKNSPSLSALKLNQHQEVGGRIIRSILLKDARQNQSAFQSDQIQDKDMRPPRPPSMQLFQKDTSGANEDKVVGNEKHVVHIEKQERRSRNRDRPDRGVWAPLRRADSSQASNGSLSSGNPQSSQVREFVEGGQGETKNDLPIARGSEFRPIGIGRHTNSSTDNGNYKHGGRHGLRDVDDTSIGEGKPVRRGGTSAYNSLEV; encoded by the exons ATGAAGAATCGGCGAACCAAAGTCGTTCTCCGGCACTTGCCGCCGACACTTTCTCAGTCTATGCTTCTGGAGCATGTTGATTCTCGCTTTGCTGGTCGATACAATTGGTTCAATTTTCGCCCAGCCAAGACCAG CCTGAAGCATCAAAGCTATTCAAAAGCCTATATTGACTTTCGGAATATGGAAGATGTCACTGAGTTTGCTGAGTTCTTTGATGGACACATGTTTGTCAATGAGAAAG GCACTCAGTTCAAAACAATTGTCGAGTATGCTCCTTCTCAGCGTGTCCCAAAGCACTGGCTCAAGAAGGATGCCCGTGAAGGGACCATATTGAAAG ATCCTGCATATATGGAGTTCCTTGAATTTCTTGCAAAGCCTGTTGAGAATCTGCCGAGCGCTGAGATACAATTGGAGAGAAAGGAAGCTGAACGAGCTG GCTCAGCAAAGGATGCTCCTATAGTTACTCCATTAATGGATTATGTACGTCAGAAAAGAGCTGTGACGAGTGGAGCTCGG aagtctatctctaatggaAAATCAAGTAAAAGTGTTGGTGGTACAAGCTCAAGAAGTCCTAGCTCAACTGCATCTAGACGAGGCTCTGAAAAGAGAACTTCTACAACCATG TATGTTCAACGGGACAGTTCTAAGGTTGGCAACAGTAAGGACAAATCATATATTCTAGCGTCAAAATGTGGTTATCAGCAACTCTCTGACAAGTCTAGTGCTTCTGCTCCTGGATCTTGGATTGATGTAGTGGAAGGAGAAATTG GTCGTTCAGTAACTTCTGATAGTGGGAAGAAGAAAATTCTGCTCTTGAAGGGGAAGGAAAAAGAAAGTCCTAAT GTTTCTGGTGGTTCATTAGCTCAACAGAATGTGTCATCTGCTCTCAAGAATTCACCTAGTTTATCTGCTCTGAAACTGAACCAGCACCAAGAGGTAGGTGGCAGAATCATCAGAAGTATTCTTCTAAAGGATGCCCGACAGAATCAGTCAGCATTTCAATCAGATCAAATACAGGATAAGGACATGAGACCTCCTCGGCCACCAAGTATGCAGTTGTTTCAGAAGGATACAAGTGGAGCTAATGAGGATAAGGTTGTTGGAAATGAAAAGCATGTTGTCCACATCGAGAAACAAGAAAGACGTTCTAGGAATAGAGATAGGCCTGATCGTGGTGTTTGGGCTCCTCTTCGTCGCGCTGATAGTTCACAAGCCAGTAATGGATCATTATCATCTGGTAATCCTCAGTCTTCCCAAGTGCGGGAGTTTGTTGAAG GGGGTCAAGGAGAAACGAAAAATGATCTGCCAATTGCACGAGGTAGTGAGTTCAGACCAATTGGAATTGGGCGTCATACTAACTCTTCTACTGATAATG GTAACTATAAACATGGTGGTCGTCATGGTTTGAGGGATGTGGATGACACTTCTATTGGGGAAGGAAAACCCGTGAGAAGGGGAGGCACTTCTGCTTACAATTCTCTTGAG GTGTAA
- the LOC101263168 gene encoding regulator of nonsense transcripts UPF3-like isoform X14, whose product MKNRRTKVVLRHLPPTLSQSMLLEHVDSRFAGRYNWFNFRPAKTSLKHQSYSKAYIDFRNMEDVTEFAEFFDGHMFVNEKGTQFKTIVEYAPSQRVPKHWLKKDAREGTILKDPAYMEFLEFLAKPVENLPSAEIQLERKEAERAGSAKDAPIVTPLMDYVRQKRAVTSGARKSISNGKSSKSVGGTSSRSPSSTASRRGSEKRTSTTMYVQRDSSKVGNSKDKSYILASKCGYQQLSDKSSASAPGSWIDVVEGEIGRSVTSDSGKKKILLLKGKEKESPNVSGGSLAQQNVSSALKNSPSLSALKLNQHQEVGGRIIRSILLKDARQNQSAFQSDQIQDKDMRPPRPPSMQLFQKDTSGANEDKVVGNEKHVVHIEKQERRSRNRDRPDRGVWAPLRRADSSQASNGSLSSGNPQSSQVREFVEGGQGETKNDLPIARGNYKHGGRHGLRDVDDTSIGEGKPVRRGGTSAYNSLE is encoded by the exons ATGAAGAATCGGCGAACCAAAGTCGTTCTCCGGCACTTGCCGCCGACACTTTCTCAGTCTATGCTTCTGGAGCATGTTGATTCTCGCTTTGCTGGTCGATACAATTGGTTCAATTTTCGCCCAGCCAAGACCAG CCTGAAGCATCAAAGCTATTCAAAAGCCTATATTGACTTTCGGAATATGGAAGATGTCACTGAGTTTGCTGAGTTCTTTGATGGACACATGTTTGTCAATGAGAAAG GCACTCAGTTCAAAACAATTGTCGAGTATGCTCCTTCTCAGCGTGTCCCAAAGCACTGGCTCAAGAAGGATGCCCGTGAAGGGACCATATTGAAAG ATCCTGCATATATGGAGTTCCTTGAATTTCTTGCAAAGCCTGTTGAGAATCTGCCGAGCGCTGAGATACAATTGGAGAGAAAGGAAGCTGAACGAGCTG GCTCAGCAAAGGATGCTCCTATAGTTACTCCATTAATGGATTATGTACGTCAGAAAAGAGCTGTGACGAGTGGAGCTCGG aagtctatctctaatggaAAATCAAGTAAAAGTGTTGGTGGTACAAGCTCAAGAAGTCCTAGCTCAACTGCATCTAGACGAGGCTCTGAAAAGAGAACTTCTACAACCATG TATGTTCAACGGGACAGTTCTAAGGTTGGCAACAGTAAGGACAAATCATATATTCTAGCGTCAAAATGTGGTTATCAGCAACTCTCTGACAAGTCTAGTGCTTCTGCTCCTGGATCTTGGATTGATGTAGTGGAAGGAGAAATTG GTCGTTCAGTAACTTCTGATAGTGGGAAGAAGAAAATTCTGCTCTTGAAGGGGAAGGAAAAAGAAAGTCCTAAT GTTTCTGGTGGTTCATTAGCTCAACAGAATGTGTCATCTGCTCTCAAGAATTCACCTAGTTTATCTGCTCTGAAACTGAACCAGCACCAAGAGGTAGGTGGCAGAATCATCAGAAGTATTCTTCTAAAGGATGCCCGACAGAATCAGTCAGCATTTCAATCAGATCAAATACAGGATAAGGACATGAGACCTCCTCGGCCACCAAGTATGCAGTTGTTTCAGAAGGATACAAGTGGAGCTAATGAGGATAAGGTTGTTGGAAATGAAAAGCATGTTGTCCACATCGAGAAACAAGAAAGACGTTCTAGGAATAGAGATAGGCCTGATCGTGGTGTTTGGGCTCCTCTTCGTCGCGCTGATAGTTCACAAGCCAGTAATGGATCATTATCATCTGGTAATCCTCAGTCTTCCCAAGTGCGGGAGTTTGTTGAAG GGGGTCAAGGAGAAACGAAAAATGATCTGCCAATTGCACGAG GTAACTATAAACATGGTGGTCGTCATGGTTTGAGGGATGTGGATGACACTTCTATTGGGGAAGGAAAACCCGTGAGAAGGGGAGGCACTTCTGCTTACAATTCTCTTGAG TGA
- the LOC101263168 gene encoding regulator of nonsense transcripts UPF3-like isoform X4, giving the protein MKNRRTKVVLRHLPPTLSQSMLLEHVDSRFAGRYNWFNFRPAKTSLKHQSYSKAYIDFRNMEDVTEFAEFFDGHMFVNEKGTQFKTIVEYAPSQRVPKHWLKKDAREGTILKDPAYMEFLEFLAKPVENLPSAEIQLERKEAERAGSAKDAPIVTPLMDYVRQKRAVTSGARKSISNGKSSKSVGGTSSRSPSSTASRRGSEKRTSTTMYVQRDSSKVGNSKDKSYILASKCGYQQLSDKSSASAPGSWIDVVEGEIGRSVTSDSGKKKILLLKGKEKESPNVSGGSLAQQNVSSALKNSPSLSALKLNQHQEVGGRIIRSILLKDARQNQSAFQSDQIQDKDMRPPRPPSMQLFQKDTSGANEDKVVGNEKHVVHIEKQERRSRNRDRPDRGVWAPLRRADSSQASNGSLSSGNPQSSQVREFVEGGQGETKNDLPIARGSEFRPIGIGRHTNSSTDNGNYKHGGRHGLRDVDDTSIGEGKPVRRGGTSAYNSLE; this is encoded by the exons ATGAAGAATCGGCGAACCAAAGTCGTTCTCCGGCACTTGCCGCCGACACTTTCTCAGTCTATGCTTCTGGAGCATGTTGATTCTCGCTTTGCTGGTCGATACAATTGGTTCAATTTTCGCCCAGCCAAGACCAG CCTGAAGCATCAAAGCTATTCAAAAGCCTATATTGACTTTCGGAATATGGAAGATGTCACTGAGTTTGCTGAGTTCTTTGATGGACACATGTTTGTCAATGAGAAAG GCACTCAGTTCAAAACAATTGTCGAGTATGCTCCTTCTCAGCGTGTCCCAAAGCACTGGCTCAAGAAGGATGCCCGTGAAGGGACCATATTGAAAG ATCCTGCATATATGGAGTTCCTTGAATTTCTTGCAAAGCCTGTTGAGAATCTGCCGAGCGCTGAGATACAATTGGAGAGAAAGGAAGCTGAACGAGCTG GCTCAGCAAAGGATGCTCCTATAGTTACTCCATTAATGGATTATGTACGTCAGAAAAGAGCTGTGACGAGTGGAGCTCGG aagtctatctctaatggaAAATCAAGTAAAAGTGTTGGTGGTACAAGCTCAAGAAGTCCTAGCTCAACTGCATCTAGACGAGGCTCTGAAAAGAGAACTTCTACAACCATG TATGTTCAACGGGACAGTTCTAAGGTTGGCAACAGTAAGGACAAATCATATATTCTAGCGTCAAAATGTGGTTATCAGCAACTCTCTGACAAGTCTAGTGCTTCTGCTCCTGGATCTTGGATTGATGTAGTGGAAGGAGAAATTG GTCGTTCAGTAACTTCTGATAGTGGGAAGAAGAAAATTCTGCTCTTGAAGGGGAAGGAAAAAGAAAGTCCTAAT GTTTCTGGTGGTTCATTAGCTCAACAGAATGTGTCATCTGCTCTCAAGAATTCACCTAGTTTATCTGCTCTGAAACTGAACCAGCACCAAGAGGTAGGTGGCAGAATCATCAGAAGTATTCTTCTAAAGGATGCCCGACAGAATCAGTCAGCATTTCAATCAGATCAAATACAGGATAAGGACATGAGACCTCCTCGGCCACCAAGTATGCAGTTGTTTCAGAAGGATACAAGTGGAGCTAATGAGGATAAGGTTGTTGGAAATGAAAAGCATGTTGTCCACATCGAGAAACAAGAAAGACGTTCTAGGAATAGAGATAGGCCTGATCGTGGTGTTTGGGCTCCTCTTCGTCGCGCTGATAGTTCACAAGCCAGTAATGGATCATTATCATCTGGTAATCCTCAGTCTTCCCAAGTGCGGGAGTTTGTTGAAG GGGGTCAAGGAGAAACGAAAAATGATCTGCCAATTGCACGAGGTAGTGAGTTCAGACCAATTGGAATTGGGCGTCATACTAACTCTTCTACTGATAATG GTAACTATAAACATGGTGGTCGTCATGGTTTGAGGGATGTGGATGACACTTCTATTGGGGAAGGAAAACCCGTGAGAAGGGGAGGCACTTCTGCTTACAATTCTCTTGAG TGA
- the LOC101263168 gene encoding regulator of nonsense transcripts UPF3-like isoform X5, with amino-acid sequence MKNRRTKVVLRHLPPTLSQSMLLEHVDSRFAGRYNWFNFRPAKTSLKHQSYSKAYIDFRNMEDVTEFAEFFDGHMFVNEKGTQFKTIVEYAPSQRVPKHWLKKDAREGTILKDPAYMEFLEFLAKPVENLPSAEIQLERKEAERAGSAKDAPIVTPLMDYVRQKRAVTSGARKSISNGKSSKSVGGTSSRSPSSTASRRGSEKRTSTTMYVQRDSSKVGNSKDKSYILASKCGYQQLSDKSSASAPGSWIDVVEGEIGRSVTSDSGKKKILLLKGKEKESPNVSGGSLAQQNVSSALKNSPSLSALKLNQHQEVGGRIIRSILLKDARQNQSAFQSDQIQDKDMRPPRPPSMQLFQKDTSGANEDKVVGNEKHVVHIEKQERRSRNRDRPDRGVWAPLRRADSSQASNGSLSSGGQGETKNDLPIARGSEFRPIGIGRHTNSSTDNGNYKHGGRHGLRDVDDTSIGEGKPVRRGGTSAYNSLEKQVWVQKSSSGS; translated from the exons ATGAAGAATCGGCGAACCAAAGTCGTTCTCCGGCACTTGCCGCCGACACTTTCTCAGTCTATGCTTCTGGAGCATGTTGATTCTCGCTTTGCTGGTCGATACAATTGGTTCAATTTTCGCCCAGCCAAGACCAG CCTGAAGCATCAAAGCTATTCAAAAGCCTATATTGACTTTCGGAATATGGAAGATGTCACTGAGTTTGCTGAGTTCTTTGATGGACACATGTTTGTCAATGAGAAAG GCACTCAGTTCAAAACAATTGTCGAGTATGCTCCTTCTCAGCGTGTCCCAAAGCACTGGCTCAAGAAGGATGCCCGTGAAGGGACCATATTGAAAG ATCCTGCATATATGGAGTTCCTTGAATTTCTTGCAAAGCCTGTTGAGAATCTGCCGAGCGCTGAGATACAATTGGAGAGAAAGGAAGCTGAACGAGCTG GCTCAGCAAAGGATGCTCCTATAGTTACTCCATTAATGGATTATGTACGTCAGAAAAGAGCTGTGACGAGTGGAGCTCGG aagtctatctctaatggaAAATCAAGTAAAAGTGTTGGTGGTACAAGCTCAAGAAGTCCTAGCTCAACTGCATCTAGACGAGGCTCTGAAAAGAGAACTTCTACAACCATG TATGTTCAACGGGACAGTTCTAAGGTTGGCAACAGTAAGGACAAATCATATATTCTAGCGTCAAAATGTGGTTATCAGCAACTCTCTGACAAGTCTAGTGCTTCTGCTCCTGGATCTTGGATTGATGTAGTGGAAGGAGAAATTG GTCGTTCAGTAACTTCTGATAGTGGGAAGAAGAAAATTCTGCTCTTGAAGGGGAAGGAAAAAGAAAGTCCTAAT GTTTCTGGTGGTTCATTAGCTCAACAGAATGTGTCATCTGCTCTCAAGAATTCACCTAGTTTATCTGCTCTGAAACTGAACCAGCACCAAGAGGTAGGTGGCAGAATCATCAGAAGTATTCTTCTAAAGGATGCCCGACAGAATCAGTCAGCATTTCAATCAGATCAAATACAGGATAAGGACATGAGACCTCCTCGGCCACCAAGTATGCAGTTGTTTCAGAAGGATACAAGTGGAGCTAATGAGGATAAGGTTGTTGGAAATGAAAAGCATGTTGTCCACATCGAGAAACAAGAAAGACGTTCTAGGAATAGAGATAGGCCTGATCGTGGTGTTTGGGCTCCTCTTCGTCGCGCTGATAGTTCACAAGCCAGTAATGGATCATTATCATCTG GGGGTCAAGGAGAAACGAAAAATGATCTGCCAATTGCACGAGGTAGTGAGTTCAGACCAATTGGAATTGGGCGTCATACTAACTCTTCTACTGATAATG GTAACTATAAACATGGTGGTCGTCATGGTTTGAGGGATGTGGATGACACTTCTATTGGGGAAGGAAAACCCGTGAGAAGGGGAGGCACTTCTGCTTACAATTCTCTTGAG AAACAAGTGTGGGTTCAAAAGTCAAGTTCTGGTTCTTAG
- the LOC101263168 gene encoding regulator of nonsense transcripts UPF3-like isoform X9, whose product MKNRRTKVVLRHLPPTLSQSMLLEHVDSRFAGRYNWFNFRPAKTSLKHQSYSKAYIDFRNMEDVTEFAEFFDGHMFVNEKGTQFKTIVEYAPSQRVPKHWLKKDAREGTILKDPAYMEFLEFLAKPVENLPSAEIQLERKEAERAGSAKDAPIVTPLMDYVRQKRAVTSGARSISNGKSSKSVGGTSSRSPSSTASRRGSEKRTSTTMYVQRDSSKVGNSKDKSYILASKCGYQQLSDKSSASAPGSWIDVVEGEIGRSVTSDSGKKKILLLKGKEKESPNVSGGSLAQQNVSSALKNSPSLSALKLNQHQEVGGRIIRSILLKDARQNQSAFQSDQIQDKDMRPPRPPSMQLFQKDTSGANEDKVVGNEKHVVHIEKQERRSRNRDRPDRGVWAPLRRADSSQASNGSLSSGNPQSSQVREFVEGGQGETKNDLPIARGNYKHGGRHGLRDVDDTSIGEGKPVRRGGTSAYNSLEKQVWVQKSSSGS is encoded by the exons ATGAAGAATCGGCGAACCAAAGTCGTTCTCCGGCACTTGCCGCCGACACTTTCTCAGTCTATGCTTCTGGAGCATGTTGATTCTCGCTTTGCTGGTCGATACAATTGGTTCAATTTTCGCCCAGCCAAGACCAG CCTGAAGCATCAAAGCTATTCAAAAGCCTATATTGACTTTCGGAATATGGAAGATGTCACTGAGTTTGCTGAGTTCTTTGATGGACACATGTTTGTCAATGAGAAAG GCACTCAGTTCAAAACAATTGTCGAGTATGCTCCTTCTCAGCGTGTCCCAAAGCACTGGCTCAAGAAGGATGCCCGTGAAGGGACCATATTGAAAG ATCCTGCATATATGGAGTTCCTTGAATTTCTTGCAAAGCCTGTTGAGAATCTGCCGAGCGCTGAGATACAATTGGAGAGAAAGGAAGCTGAACGAGCTG GCTCAGCAAAGGATGCTCCTATAGTTACTCCATTAATGGATTATGTACGTCAGAAAAGAGCTGTGACGAGTGGAGCTCGG tctatctctaatggaAAATCAAGTAAAAGTGTTGGTGGTACAAGCTCAAGAAGTCCTAGCTCAACTGCATCTAGACGAGGCTCTGAAAAGAGAACTTCTACAACCATG TATGTTCAACGGGACAGTTCTAAGGTTGGCAACAGTAAGGACAAATCATATATTCTAGCGTCAAAATGTGGTTATCAGCAACTCTCTGACAAGTCTAGTGCTTCTGCTCCTGGATCTTGGATTGATGTAGTGGAAGGAGAAATTG GTCGTTCAGTAACTTCTGATAGTGGGAAGAAGAAAATTCTGCTCTTGAAGGGGAAGGAAAAAGAAAGTCCTAAT GTTTCTGGTGGTTCATTAGCTCAACAGAATGTGTCATCTGCTCTCAAGAATTCACCTAGTTTATCTGCTCTGAAACTGAACCAGCACCAAGAGGTAGGTGGCAGAATCATCAGAAGTATTCTTCTAAAGGATGCCCGACAGAATCAGTCAGCATTTCAATCAGATCAAATACAGGATAAGGACATGAGACCTCCTCGGCCACCAAGTATGCAGTTGTTTCAGAAGGATACAAGTGGAGCTAATGAGGATAAGGTTGTTGGAAATGAAAAGCATGTTGTCCACATCGAGAAACAAGAAAGACGTTCTAGGAATAGAGATAGGCCTGATCGTGGTGTTTGGGCTCCTCTTCGTCGCGCTGATAGTTCACAAGCCAGTAATGGATCATTATCATCTGGTAATCCTCAGTCTTCCCAAGTGCGGGAGTTTGTTGAAG GGGGTCAAGGAGAAACGAAAAATGATCTGCCAATTGCACGAG GTAACTATAAACATGGTGGTCGTCATGGTTTGAGGGATGTGGATGACACTTCTATTGGGGAAGGAAAACCCGTGAGAAGGGGAGGCACTTCTGCTTACAATTCTCTTGAG AAACAAGTGTGGGTTCAAAAGTCAAGTTCTGGTTCTTAG
- the LOC101263168 gene encoding regulator of nonsense transcripts UPF3-like isoform X8 produces MKNRRTKVVLRHLPPTLSQSMLLEHVDSRFAGRYNWFNFRPAKTSLKHQSYSKAYIDFRNMEDVTEFAEFFDGHMFVNEKGTQFKTIVEYAPSQRVPKHWLKKDAREGTILKDPAYMEFLEFLAKPVENLPSAEIQLERKEAERAGSAKDAPIVTPLMDYVRQKRAVTSGARKSISNGKSSKSVGGTSSRSPSSTASRRGSEKRTSTTMYVQRDSSKVGNSKDKSYILASKCGYQQLSDKSSASAPGSWIDVVEGEIGRSVTSDSGKKKILLLKGKEKESPNVSGGSLAQQNVSSALKNSPSLSALKLNQHQEVGGRIIRSILLKDARQNQSAFQSDQIQDKDMRPPRPPSMQLFQKDTSGANEDKVVGNEKHVVHIEKQERRSRNRDRPDRGVWAPLRRADSSQASNGSLSSGNPQSSQVREFVEGGQGETKNDLPIARGNYKHGGRHGLRDVDDTSIGEGKPVRRGGTSAYNSLEKQVWVQKSSSGS; encoded by the exons ATGAAGAATCGGCGAACCAAAGTCGTTCTCCGGCACTTGCCGCCGACACTTTCTCAGTCTATGCTTCTGGAGCATGTTGATTCTCGCTTTGCTGGTCGATACAATTGGTTCAATTTTCGCCCAGCCAAGACCAG CCTGAAGCATCAAAGCTATTCAAAAGCCTATATTGACTTTCGGAATATGGAAGATGTCACTGAGTTTGCTGAGTTCTTTGATGGACACATGTTTGTCAATGAGAAAG GCACTCAGTTCAAAACAATTGTCGAGTATGCTCCTTCTCAGCGTGTCCCAAAGCACTGGCTCAAGAAGGATGCCCGTGAAGGGACCATATTGAAAG ATCCTGCATATATGGAGTTCCTTGAATTTCTTGCAAAGCCTGTTGAGAATCTGCCGAGCGCTGAGATACAATTGGAGAGAAAGGAAGCTGAACGAGCTG GCTCAGCAAAGGATGCTCCTATAGTTACTCCATTAATGGATTATGTACGTCAGAAAAGAGCTGTGACGAGTGGAGCTCGG aagtctatctctaatggaAAATCAAGTAAAAGTGTTGGTGGTACAAGCTCAAGAAGTCCTAGCTCAACTGCATCTAGACGAGGCTCTGAAAAGAGAACTTCTACAACCATG TATGTTCAACGGGACAGTTCTAAGGTTGGCAACAGTAAGGACAAATCATATATTCTAGCGTCAAAATGTGGTTATCAGCAACTCTCTGACAAGTCTAGTGCTTCTGCTCCTGGATCTTGGATTGATGTAGTGGAAGGAGAAATTG GTCGTTCAGTAACTTCTGATAGTGGGAAGAAGAAAATTCTGCTCTTGAAGGGGAAGGAAAAAGAAAGTCCTAAT GTTTCTGGTGGTTCATTAGCTCAACAGAATGTGTCATCTGCTCTCAAGAATTCACCTAGTTTATCTGCTCTGAAACTGAACCAGCACCAAGAGGTAGGTGGCAGAATCATCAGAAGTATTCTTCTAAAGGATGCCCGACAGAATCAGTCAGCATTTCAATCAGATCAAATACAGGATAAGGACATGAGACCTCCTCGGCCACCAAGTATGCAGTTGTTTCAGAAGGATACAAGTGGAGCTAATGAGGATAAGGTTGTTGGAAATGAAAAGCATGTTGTCCACATCGAGAAACAAGAAAGACGTTCTAGGAATAGAGATAGGCCTGATCGTGGTGTTTGGGCTCCTCTTCGTCGCGCTGATAGTTCACAAGCCAGTAATGGATCATTATCATCTGGTAATCCTCAGTCTTCCCAAGTGCGGGAGTTTGTTGAAG GGGGTCAAGGAGAAACGAAAAATGATCTGCCAATTGCACGAG GTAACTATAAACATGGTGGTCGTCATGGTTTGAGGGATGTGGATGACACTTCTATTGGGGAAGGAAAACCCGTGAGAAGGGGAGGCACTTCTGCTTACAATTCTCTTGAG AAACAAGTGTGGGTTCAAAAGTCAAGTTCTGGTTCTTAG